The window ATTCGAGATTAGCTGCTTGTCCTGTCCCATTTCGGAGAGGGACTTCCCAAAGTCTGGCAAATCTGTTGTATTCTTTATTTTGCAGAATGGCTTCCAGTCGAATAAAAAACCGCTCTTGAGTGTCCAGTAAAAACAAGTGCTTTTCGTTTACCAGTAGGTGTAATTTGTATTCTTCAAGACCCGTTTGGAGGTTGGGGTAATCTTCTAAAATAGATAGTAATTTCAACCGGTAAGCCCTATTTTCCGGAAAACGTTTGATTCGGAAAAGGGTATCTGAAGCACTTGTAATGCTTTTATAAGCTGAAATATCTGATGGAAAAAGGAAATTGATTACTTTGACTTTATCCCTGGTTTCTTCCTGATTCAGGTTTTTAAGTGGATAGATTTCACCTCCCTTAAAGATGATTTTCCTGCTATGGTCGATAATCGTATAGCCATAAGGTGACTTGCCATCCCTGCCATGAAACACCAGATCTATCCCAAATTTTTCTTTCAGGAAGTCGGCCATTTCTGACCTGTAACCCTTTGGTTTACCAAGGCGATTGCCTTTCAGCGGTTCAAATATTGGAACAGGGGTGCTGCAGTAAACCTTCCTGTACTTTTCAAACAAGACATAGAGCTGCTTTTTTCTTGCCTTGTCAATGGTATAGGCATTGGTCTTATGCTTAATTTCCTTTAGGGAAAGTTCGCCTTGTAGCAGTCCATATTTATACAGGAGCAATTGGTCTTCTTTTTCCTGAAGGTTATATCCCCGAGTTTCCAGATATAGCTTGGCCTGATTGAGGGTGGAAAAGGAAAATGATTTTAACTGATCTAGGATCTTCCTGCATTCCTGCCCCGGATTCCTTTCCATGATCTCCAGCATACATTTTTGTGCCCTGATCCTTTCCATACTGTCGTTAATCTTTTTGCCGTCGTTGCCTATTCTGGAAGAGACAATATGGACATGGTTGTTTTTTGTATCTCCATGGAATACGATCAGGTAAGGATTATTGCCATAGCCCATTTTTCCCAGCCACTTCTCGGCCATTTTGGTGAGTTCCTTCTTGTTGTATTCTCGTTCCTTGCAAGAAATCATGGCATGAAATTGTTTGTTTTGCACCCTGGTATTTCGATTAGAATGGACTTTTAGAAAAGTTTTCATTTCAGCAGGACTTACTTTTTGGGCCGATTGCAGGTAACCGAAATTTTTGAATTTCATCAGCTCACCTTTACCGGACTG of the Cyclobacterium marinum DSM 745 genome contains:
- a CDS encoding relaxase/mobilization nuclease domain-containing protein translates to MTVKILSSTSTFKGVSYNTNKMQSGKGELMKFKNFGYLQSAQKVSPAEMKTFLKVHSNRNTRVQNKQFHAMISCKEREYNKKELTKMAEKWLGKMGYGNNPYLIVFHGDTKNNHVHIVSSRIGNDGKKINDSMERIRAQKCMLEIMERNPGQECRKILDQLKSFSFSTLNQAKLYLETRGYNLQEKEDQLLLYKYGLLQGELSLKEIKHKTNAYTIDKARKKQLYVLFEKYRKVYCSTPVPIFEPLKGNRLGKPKGYRSEMADFLKEKFGIDLVFHGRDGKSPYGYTIIDHSRKIIFKGGEIYPLKNLNQEETRDKVKVINFLFPSDISAYKSITSASDTLFRIKRFPENRAYRLKLLSILEDYPNLQTGLEEYKLHLLVNEKHLFLLDTQERFFIRLEAILQNKEYNRFARLWEVPLRNGTGQAANLESGSDSRLQLPIQVDSENVLPHASGNEYAEPDRETVSPLPTFNLDIHQDVDDEAMHSRRRNKDKDNKKRSIR